In Bombus affinis isolate iyBomAffi1 chromosome 8, iyBomAffi1.2, whole genome shotgun sequence, the following proteins share a genomic window:
- the LOC126919157 gene encoding electrogenic sodium bicarbonate cotransporter 1 isoform X6, producing MQRSMDPEEISDSYDSSPWMQPGIGGGGGAAHVGGTGDDEAPKDPGVRITHQSYTEKDFEGHRAHTVYVGVHLPGERRHRRHHKHHHSQRQLGTSSTDKENVDNDRPRQLLMTRRSRLSNICDPDGEMILTPPAQRVQFILGEEVGDDAHESHPLFSEMEELVKDGDEMEWKETARWIKFEEDVEEGGNRWSKPHVATLSLHALFELRSLLLNGTVMLDMEAASLEQIADLVLDNMINKGSLPIEAREKVREALLVRHRHQHERRKDNNMSRLPIIRSLAEIGRNHSSSKNSDCTCGLHALLTSDLQERRDARDAYAPSVARSSSCPNSNTALLSKEAKDLKGPYLLVPVEESNSAPAIAGATSHGSGPALNAGSRFLAIPGNPGQEPGTNGMDRSPSSVSISRNHSSSALENGDANHKGNTHFMRKIPAGAEASNILVGEVDFLDKTLSAFIRLSQAGIMGDLTEVPVPTRFIFVLLGPTGGITGFHEIGRAMATLMSDEVFHDVAYKAKNRNHLLAGIDEFLDAVTVLPPGEWDPAIRIEPPAAIPSQDVRKRPKEEKPKEDLDDEADEQKLREESGLSRTGRLFGGLVNDIKRKVPFYFSDFKDALALQCVASFIFLYFACLSPIITFGGLLSEATGKNMAAMESLVSGFVCGIGYGFFSGQPLTILGSTGPVLVFETIVYEFCKKSDWNYMSFRFWIGSWITLILVILVAIDASAFVCYITRFTEENFATLIAFIFIYKAIENVLSIGKKYPINTHANEPFNYECWCKPPNGSLPSSYDNINWTALDQKTCQSYNGTLVGDGCNLPHYIPDVFLMSIILFMGTFLLSVELKDFKNALFFPSKVRQVVSDFAVIIAIFSMSTLDHFVNIPTPKLEVPEEFKPTLAGRGWMIWPFQSNPWWSAIVACLPALLGTILIFMDQQITAVIVNRKENKLKKGCGYHLDLFVLAILIEICSVMGLPWFVAATVLSINHVNSLKLESECAAPGEKPQFLGVREQRVTHILIFLMIGCSVLLTPMLRHIPMPVLFGVFLYMGVASLKGLQFFDRILIMLMPVKYQPDYMFLRQVPLKRVHLFTTIQLTCLACLWIIKSFSSTSILFPLMLVVMIGIRKSLDLLFTQRELKILDDVMPEPSRKHAEDLRQLESGEEQNESMGYGPSGNIQISLANGNIMKIPMASINISEEVNKTGIWQQVNEGNEKTKQVKLINAGKQKKHSKKENLLMADETTRLTTMTEEDEDDSGISIKVFNDEK from the exons ATGCAACGAAGTATGGACCCTGAGGAAATATCTGACAGCTATGATTCATC ACCGTGGATGCAGCCAGGTATCGGAGGCGGAGGTGGCGCGGCCCACGTAGGTGGGACAGGTGACGACGAGGCTCCGAAAGATCCCGGTGTTCGGATCACTCATCAATCTTACACCGAGAAAGACTTCGAAG GTCACAGAGCGCACACGGTATATGTGGGCGTGCATCTACCAGGCGAAAGGAGACATCGTCGTCATCACAAGCACCATCATTCTCAACGTCAGTTGGGAACAAGCAGTACCGATAAGGAGAATGTCGACAACGATAGGCCCA GACAATTGCTGATGACTCGAAGGAGTCGACTATCTAATATCTGCGATCCCGACGGCGAGATGATAC TTACGCCGCCAGCCCAGAGGGTGCAGTTTATTCTGGGCGAGGAAGTCGGGGACGATGCACACGAGTCCCACCCCCTCTTCTCCGAGATGGAGGAGCTCGTCAAGGATGGTGACGAGATGGAATGGAAGGAAACGGCCAG GTGGATTAAGTTCGAGGAAGACGTGGAGGAGGGTGGAAATAGGTGGAGCAAACCTCACGTAGCGACGCTCTCGCTACACGCTCTTTTCGAGCTAAGGAGCCTGCTGTTAAATGGAACTGTGATGTTGGACATGGAGGCGGCGAGTTTGGAACAAATCGCTGATTTGGTACTCGATAACATGATCAACAAGGGCTCCTTGCCGATCGAGGCGAGGGAAAAG GTCAGGGAAGCTCTTCTGGTGAGGCATCGGCATCAACATGAGAGACGCAAGGATAACAACATGTCCAGGCTACCAATTATCAGATCCTTGGCCGAAATAGGTCGAAATCATTCCTCTTCGAAGA ATTCCGACTGTACTTGTGGTTTGCATGCGTTGTTGACGTCAGATTTACAGGAGCGTCGCGACGCTAGGGACGCCTACGCTCCCTCCGTCGCTCGCAGTAGCAGTTGCCCAAATTCGAATACGGCTCTGCTTTCGAAAGAAGCGAAAGATCTGAAAGGACCGTACCTTCTAGTTCCAG TGGAGGAATCGAATTCTGCCCCGGCGATCGCCGGCGCTACAAGTCACGGCAGTGGGCCAGCGCTGAATGCCGGTAGCCGCTTCCTTGCCATACCCGGTAATCCCG GCCAAGAACCAGGCACCAACGGGATGGATCGAAGTCCAAGCAGCGTGTCAATTAGCCGAAATCACAGTTCGTCCGCCTTAGAAAACGGAGACGCAAATCACAAG GGTAATACTCATTTTATGCGGAAAATACCAGCTGGAGCCGAGGCGAGCAACATTCTCGTAGGAGAAGTCGATTTTTTAGATAAAACGCTGTCAGCCTTTATTCGGCTAAGCCAGGCGGGAATAATGGGTGACTTAACGGAAGTTCCTGTGCCAACAAGATTTATATTTGTCCTGCTCGGACCTACG GGTGGAATCACAGGTTTCCACGAGATTGGCCGTGCCATGGCTACGCTGATGTCCGACGAGGTCTTCCATGACGTAGCGTACAAGGCCAAGAACAGAAATCATCTGCTTGCAGGAATCGACGAGTTTTTGGACGCTGTTACGGTTCTACCGCCAGGAGAATGGGACCCTGCGATCAGAATAGAACCGCCTGCCGCTATTCCTTCGCAG GATGTAAGGAAGCGACCAAAAGAAGAGAAACCGAAGGAAGACCTAGACGACGAAGCAGACGAGCAAAAGTTGAGGGAAGAATCCGGTCTGTCGAGAACTGGCAGGCTTTTCGGTGGCTTGGTAAACGACATAAAGAGAAAAGTGCCGTTTTATTTTTCCGACTTCAAGGACGCGTTGGCCCTTCAATGCGTAGCCTCTTTTATCTTCCTGTATTTTGCCTGCCTCTCGCCTATAATTACATTCGGTGGTTTGCTGAGCGAAGCCACAGGCAAAAATATGGCCGCCATGGAGTCGCTCGTTTCCGGTTTCGTTTGCGGCATCGGATATGGATTTTTCTCCGGTCAACCTCTCACCATTCTCGGTTCCACCGGCCCGGTCTTAGTCTTCGAGACGATAGTCTACGAATTTTGCAA GAAATCAGATTGGAACTACATGTCGTTCCGCTTCTGGATCGGCTCGTGGATAACACTGATTCTGGTAATCCTCGTGGCGATCGACGCTAGCGCTTTCGTGTGCTACATCACGCGGTTCACGGAGGAAAACTTTGCCACTCTGATCGCATTTATCTTCATTTACAAG GCCATCGAAAACGTATTGTCCATCGGCAAAAAGTATCCTATAAATACTCATGCGAACGAACCGTTCAACTACGAGTGTTGGTGCAAGCCGCCGAATGGCAGCCTACCGTCTAGCTACGACAACATTAATTGGACGGCTCTCGATCAAAAAACATGCCAG AGTTACAACGGCACGCTGGTGGGCGATGGTTGCAACCTACCGCACTACATACCCGATGTGTTCCTCATGTCAATTATACTATTCATGGGCACATTCTTGCTATCCGTCGAGCTCAAAGATTTCAAGAACGCTCTCTTCTTTCCATCAAAG GTCAGACAGGTGGTCAGTGATTTTGCGGTGATCATCGCGATTTTTTCGATGAGCACGCTCGACCATTTCGTGAATATTCCAACGCCCAAGCTCGAAGTACCGGAGGAATTCAAGCCGACGTTGGCCGGTCGGGGATGGATGATCTGGCCTTTTCAAAGCAATCCATGGTGGAGCGCCATCGTCGCGTGTCTGCCAGCTCTCTTAGGCACTATACTGATTTTTATGGATCAACAAATTACAGCCGTGATAGTCAATAGGAAAGAGAACAAATTAAAG AAAGGATGCGGCTATCATTTGGATCTGTTCGTCCTTGCGATCCTGATAGAAATTTGCTCGGTGATGGGACTGCCCTGGTTCGTCGCGGCAACGGTGCTCTCGATCAATCACGTGAATTCGTTGAAACTGGAATCGGAATGTGCCGCGCCAGGTGAAAAACCGCAGTTCCTCGGTGTCCGCGAACAGCGTGTTACACACATTTTAATCTTTTTGATGATCGGCTGCTCGGTTCTGCTCACGCCAATGCTGAGACACATACCGATGCCGGTGCTGTTTGGAGTTTTCCTCTACATGGGAGTTGCTTCGTTGAAGGGACTTCAATTTTTCGACAGAATTTTAATCATGCTGATGCCGGTTAAATACCAACCTGACTATATGTTCCTTCGGCAG GTACCACTGAAACGCGTTCATCTGTTTACAACGATACAGTTGACTTGTTTAGCCTGCTTGTGGATTATCAAATCTTTCAGCAGCACCTCCATCCTGTTTCCTTTGATG TTGGTGGTGATGATCGGGATACGAAAGTCCTTAGACTTGTTGTTCACTCAACGCGAGTTAAAGATCTTGGACGACGTAATGCCGGAACCAAGCAGGAAACACGCCGAAGATCTACGACAACTGGAGAGCGGCGAG GAACAGAACGAGTCTATGGGATACGGACCGTCGGGAAACATACAGATTTCGTTAGCGAACGGCAACATTATGAAGATCCCAATGGCGAGCATCAATATCAGCGAAGAGGTGAATAAAACCGGGATTTGGCAACAAGTGAACGAAGGCAACGAGAAAACGAAACAAGTGAAACTTATCAA CGCGGGAAAGCAGAAGAAGCATTCGAAGAAGGAAAACCTGTTGATGGCTGACGAGACTACGAGGCTGACTACGATGACCGAAGAGGACGAAGATGACAGTGGAATCTCTATCAAG GTTTTCAACGACGAGAAATGA
- the LOC126919157 gene encoding electrogenic sodium bicarbonate cotransporter 1 isoform X1, whose protein sequence is MQRSMDPEEISDSYDSSPWMQPGIGGGGGAAHVGGTGDDEAPKDPGVRITHQSYTEKDFEGHRAHTVYVGVHLPGERRHRRHHKHHHSQRQLGTSSTDKENVDNDRPRQLLMTRRSRLSNICDPDGEMILTPPAQRVQFILGEEVGDDAHESHPLFSEMEELVKDGDEMEWKETARWIKFEEDVEEGGNRWSKPHVATLSLHALFELRSLLLNGTVMLDMEAASLEQIADLVLDNMINKGSLPIEAREKVREALLVRHRHQHERRKDNNMSRLPIIRSLAEIGRNHSSSKNSDCTCGLHALLTSDLQERRDARDAYAPSVARSSSCPNSNTALLSKEAKDLKGPYLLVPVEESNSAPAIAGATSHGSGPALNAGSRFLAIPGNPGQEPGTNGMDRSPSSVSISRNHSSSALENGDANHKGNTHFMRKIPAGAEASNILVGEVDFLDKTLSAFIRLSQAGIMGDLTEVPVPTRFIFVLLGPTGGITGFHEIGRAMATLMSDEVFHDVAYKAKNRNHLLAGIDEFLDAVTVLPPGEWDPAIRIEPPAAIPSQDVRKRPKEEKPKEDLDDEADEQKLREESGLSRTGRLFGGLVNDIKRKVPFYFSDFKDALALQCVASFIFLYFACLSPIITFGGLLSEATGKNMAAMESLVSGFVCGIGYGFFSGQPLTILGSTGPVLVFETIVYEFCKKSDWNYMSFRFWIGSWITLILVILVAIDASAFVCYITRFTEENFATLIAFIFIYKAIENVLSIGKKYPINTHANEPFNYECWCKPPNGSLPSSYDNINWTALDQKTCQSYNGTLVGDGCNLPHYIPDVFLMSIILFMGTFLLSVELKDFKNALFFPSKVRQVVSDFAVIIAIFSMSTLDHFVNIPTPKLEVPEEFKPTLAGRGWMIWPFQSNPWWSAIVACLPALLGTILIFMDQQITAVIVNRKENKLKKGCGYHLDLFVLAILIEICSVMGLPWFVAATVLSINHVNSLKLESECAAPGEKPQFLGVREQRVTHILIFLMIGCSVLLTPMLRHIPMPVLFGVFLYMGVASLKGLQFFDRILIMLMPVKYQPDYMFLRQVPLKRVHLFTTIQLTCLACLWIIKSFSSTSILFPLMLVVMIGIRKSLDLLFTQRELKILDDVMPEPSRKHAEDLRQLESGEEQNESMGYGPSGNIQISLANGNIMKIPMASINISEEVNKTGIWQQVNEGNEKTKQVKLINAGKQKKHSKKENLLMADETTRLTTMTEEDEDDSGISIKVDLIRSKESISPLTINGTTSAETSV, encoded by the exons ATGCAACGAAGTATGGACCCTGAGGAAATATCTGACAGCTATGATTCATC ACCGTGGATGCAGCCAGGTATCGGAGGCGGAGGTGGCGCGGCCCACGTAGGTGGGACAGGTGACGACGAGGCTCCGAAAGATCCCGGTGTTCGGATCACTCATCAATCTTACACCGAGAAAGACTTCGAAG GTCACAGAGCGCACACGGTATATGTGGGCGTGCATCTACCAGGCGAAAGGAGACATCGTCGTCATCACAAGCACCATCATTCTCAACGTCAGTTGGGAACAAGCAGTACCGATAAGGAGAATGTCGACAACGATAGGCCCA GACAATTGCTGATGACTCGAAGGAGTCGACTATCTAATATCTGCGATCCCGACGGCGAGATGATAC TTACGCCGCCAGCCCAGAGGGTGCAGTTTATTCTGGGCGAGGAAGTCGGGGACGATGCACACGAGTCCCACCCCCTCTTCTCCGAGATGGAGGAGCTCGTCAAGGATGGTGACGAGATGGAATGGAAGGAAACGGCCAG GTGGATTAAGTTCGAGGAAGACGTGGAGGAGGGTGGAAATAGGTGGAGCAAACCTCACGTAGCGACGCTCTCGCTACACGCTCTTTTCGAGCTAAGGAGCCTGCTGTTAAATGGAACTGTGATGTTGGACATGGAGGCGGCGAGTTTGGAACAAATCGCTGATTTGGTACTCGATAACATGATCAACAAGGGCTCCTTGCCGATCGAGGCGAGGGAAAAG GTCAGGGAAGCTCTTCTGGTGAGGCATCGGCATCAACATGAGAGACGCAAGGATAACAACATGTCCAGGCTACCAATTATCAGATCCTTGGCCGAAATAGGTCGAAATCATTCCTCTTCGAAGA ATTCCGACTGTACTTGTGGTTTGCATGCGTTGTTGACGTCAGATTTACAGGAGCGTCGCGACGCTAGGGACGCCTACGCTCCCTCCGTCGCTCGCAGTAGCAGTTGCCCAAATTCGAATACGGCTCTGCTTTCGAAAGAAGCGAAAGATCTGAAAGGACCGTACCTTCTAGTTCCAG TGGAGGAATCGAATTCTGCCCCGGCGATCGCCGGCGCTACAAGTCACGGCAGTGGGCCAGCGCTGAATGCCGGTAGCCGCTTCCTTGCCATACCCGGTAATCCCG GCCAAGAACCAGGCACCAACGGGATGGATCGAAGTCCAAGCAGCGTGTCAATTAGCCGAAATCACAGTTCGTCCGCCTTAGAAAACGGAGACGCAAATCACAAG GGTAATACTCATTTTATGCGGAAAATACCAGCTGGAGCCGAGGCGAGCAACATTCTCGTAGGAGAAGTCGATTTTTTAGATAAAACGCTGTCAGCCTTTATTCGGCTAAGCCAGGCGGGAATAATGGGTGACTTAACGGAAGTTCCTGTGCCAACAAGATTTATATTTGTCCTGCTCGGACCTACG GGTGGAATCACAGGTTTCCACGAGATTGGCCGTGCCATGGCTACGCTGATGTCCGACGAGGTCTTCCATGACGTAGCGTACAAGGCCAAGAACAGAAATCATCTGCTTGCAGGAATCGACGAGTTTTTGGACGCTGTTACGGTTCTACCGCCAGGAGAATGGGACCCTGCGATCAGAATAGAACCGCCTGCCGCTATTCCTTCGCAG GATGTAAGGAAGCGACCAAAAGAAGAGAAACCGAAGGAAGACCTAGACGACGAAGCAGACGAGCAAAAGTTGAGGGAAGAATCCGGTCTGTCGAGAACTGGCAGGCTTTTCGGTGGCTTGGTAAACGACATAAAGAGAAAAGTGCCGTTTTATTTTTCCGACTTCAAGGACGCGTTGGCCCTTCAATGCGTAGCCTCTTTTATCTTCCTGTATTTTGCCTGCCTCTCGCCTATAATTACATTCGGTGGTTTGCTGAGCGAAGCCACAGGCAAAAATATGGCCGCCATGGAGTCGCTCGTTTCCGGTTTCGTTTGCGGCATCGGATATGGATTTTTCTCCGGTCAACCTCTCACCATTCTCGGTTCCACCGGCCCGGTCTTAGTCTTCGAGACGATAGTCTACGAATTTTGCAA GAAATCAGATTGGAACTACATGTCGTTCCGCTTCTGGATCGGCTCGTGGATAACACTGATTCTGGTAATCCTCGTGGCGATCGACGCTAGCGCTTTCGTGTGCTACATCACGCGGTTCACGGAGGAAAACTTTGCCACTCTGATCGCATTTATCTTCATTTACAAG GCCATCGAAAACGTATTGTCCATCGGCAAAAAGTATCCTATAAATACTCATGCGAACGAACCGTTCAACTACGAGTGTTGGTGCAAGCCGCCGAATGGCAGCCTACCGTCTAGCTACGACAACATTAATTGGACGGCTCTCGATCAAAAAACATGCCAG AGTTACAACGGCACGCTGGTGGGCGATGGTTGCAACCTACCGCACTACATACCCGATGTGTTCCTCATGTCAATTATACTATTCATGGGCACATTCTTGCTATCCGTCGAGCTCAAAGATTTCAAGAACGCTCTCTTCTTTCCATCAAAG GTCAGACAGGTGGTCAGTGATTTTGCGGTGATCATCGCGATTTTTTCGATGAGCACGCTCGACCATTTCGTGAATATTCCAACGCCCAAGCTCGAAGTACCGGAGGAATTCAAGCCGACGTTGGCCGGTCGGGGATGGATGATCTGGCCTTTTCAAAGCAATCCATGGTGGAGCGCCATCGTCGCGTGTCTGCCAGCTCTCTTAGGCACTATACTGATTTTTATGGATCAACAAATTACAGCCGTGATAGTCAATAGGAAAGAGAACAAATTAAAG AAAGGATGCGGCTATCATTTGGATCTGTTCGTCCTTGCGATCCTGATAGAAATTTGCTCGGTGATGGGACTGCCCTGGTTCGTCGCGGCAACGGTGCTCTCGATCAATCACGTGAATTCGTTGAAACTGGAATCGGAATGTGCCGCGCCAGGTGAAAAACCGCAGTTCCTCGGTGTCCGCGAACAGCGTGTTACACACATTTTAATCTTTTTGATGATCGGCTGCTCGGTTCTGCTCACGCCAATGCTGAGACACATACCGATGCCGGTGCTGTTTGGAGTTTTCCTCTACATGGGAGTTGCTTCGTTGAAGGGACTTCAATTTTTCGACAGAATTTTAATCATGCTGATGCCGGTTAAATACCAACCTGACTATATGTTCCTTCGGCAG GTACCACTGAAACGCGTTCATCTGTTTACAACGATACAGTTGACTTGTTTAGCCTGCTTGTGGATTATCAAATCTTTCAGCAGCACCTCCATCCTGTTTCCTTTGATG TTGGTGGTGATGATCGGGATACGAAAGTCCTTAGACTTGTTGTTCACTCAACGCGAGTTAAAGATCTTGGACGACGTAATGCCGGAACCAAGCAGGAAACACGCCGAAGATCTACGACAACTGGAGAGCGGCGAG GAACAGAACGAGTCTATGGGATACGGACCGTCGGGAAACATACAGATTTCGTTAGCGAACGGCAACATTATGAAGATCCCAATGGCGAGCATCAATATCAGCGAAGAGGTGAATAAAACCGGGATTTGGCAACAAGTGAACGAAGGCAACGAGAAAACGAAACAAGTGAAACTTATCAA CGCGGGAAAGCAGAAGAAGCATTCGAAGAAGGAAAACCTGTTGATGGCTGACGAGACTACGAGGCTGACTACGATGACCGAAGAGGACGAAGATGACAGTGGAATCTCTATCAAG GTAGACTTGATACGATCGAAGGAAAGCATCAGCCCGTTAACGATTAACGGCACTACTTCGGCCGAGACTTCTGTCTAA